A stretch of Ursus arctos isolate Adak ecotype North America unplaced genomic scaffold, UrsArc2.0 scaffold_4, whole genome shotgun sequence DNA encodes these proteins:
- the CCDC54 gene encoding coiled-coil domain-containing protein 54, which translates to MYKLQTKRVKAAAGQIWTSNLSKIRQSLKNVYHTCKNQHPDSIRHPTMTSSDCDKDVITTDEEMNLTATLQDIKTAQIELLSQMTDIVSVVSKIQEKTDFHQKQMGVLETRMNVNEDKQCIITKDIFSMKENTDTLKKKVTELENQNSCSSIHCLEVLEGERSKEIIEQLQKFLQPETLKNTLASTDYGLSSAEAEKVPNYPEATDYPEDKTNSPKIKTLEKTNHQNALRSFKKAKSNIYIYPDINTWIKLTFVHGGKWRFFLSATELEEFIQWLLSRPTIPPEEPQLVTQRYRPFTGPIASLTTFCVSVFNYIYGLFRFSKEEVTRL; encoded by the coding sequence atgtACAAACTTCAAACCAAAAGGGTAAAAGCTGCTGCTGGGCAGATATGGACTTCAAATCTCTCCAAGATCAGACAATCTCTTAAAAATGTCTACCATACATGTAAGAACCAGCACCCAGATTCAATCAGACATCCAACTATGACTTCCTCTGATTGTGATAAAGATGTGATCACTACTGATGAAGAAATGAATCTCACAGCAACGCTCCAAGATATTAAAACTGCCCAAATTGAACTCCTCAGCCAAATGACTGACATTGTCAGTGTAGTATCCAAGATTCAGGAAAAGACTGATTTTCATCAGAAGCAGATGGGGGTATTGGAAACCAGAATGAATGTTAATGAAGACAAACAATGCATAATAACTAAAGATATCTTCTCTATGAAAGAAAACACTGATACTTTAAAGAAGAAGGTGACAGAACTGGAAAACCAGAATTCTTGCTCCAGCATACATTGTTTAGAAGTTCTGGAAGGCGAAAGGAGTAAAGAGATCATAGAACAACTTCAAAAATTCCTACAACCAGAAACTCTGAAGAACACATTGGCTTCTACAGACTATGGACTCTCTTCAGCAGAAGCAGAAAAAGTACCCAATTATCCTGAGGCCACTGATTATCCTGAGGACAAAACAAATTCTCCCAAAATTAAAACTCTGGAAAAAACTAACCATCAAAATGCATTAAGaagctttaaaaaagcaaagtcaaatatttatatttacccAGACATTAATACATGGATCAAGCTAACTTTTGTCCATGGAGGAAAGTGGAGATTTTTCCTCAGTGCTACTGAGTTAGAGGAATTCATCCAGTGGCTTCTTTCTAGGCCAACCATCCCTCCTGAGGAACCACAACTTGTAACCCAGAGATACCGTCCATTCACTGGGCCTATTGCGAGTTTGACCACattctgtgtctctgttttcaaCTACATTTATGGTCTTTTTCGTTTCTCAAAAGAGGAAGTAACTCGCCTATAG